Proteins from a genomic interval of Streptococcus oralis:
- a CDS encoding energy-coupling factor ABC transporter ATP-binding protein encodes MSTIELSHLTFTYPERSFSLDVEDKHFADPMVAIVGQNGAGKSTLFKLLTGLLTPQTGVIKIDGENFNDLKPVEKLLKVGITFQNPDDQLFNPTVQREVEWNVAQVMDDHDTITRRALAALKRVGLDDKTAESPYDLSLSERKLLSVATVLAVDPAIYLFDEPMMSLDWESRRKLTAIFHQLADSGHQVVTITHDMDWVAAEFESVYVMEHGKFGFAGSPRELFSNHELVQRVGLLPPRIMDIAESLGDSQTYLSVNDYCQKNRDV; translated from the coding sequence ATGTCCACAATTGAACTGAGCCACCTGACGTTCACTTATCCGGAACGGTCCTTTAGCTTGGATGTTGAAGACAAACACTTCGCCGATCCGATGGTGGCGATTGTCGGCCAAAATGGTGCCGGCAAATCAACGCTCTTCAAATTGTTGACGGGCTTGCTGACACCACAAACCGGTGTGATTAAGATCGATGGAGAAAATTTTAATGATCTTAAACCAGTCGAAAAGTTACTGAAGGTTGGGATTACTTTTCAGAATCCTGACGATCAGCTTTTCAACCCGACCGTTCAACGAGAGGTGGAGTGGAATGTCGCGCAGGTCATGGATGACCACGACACGATTACGAGGCGGGCTTTAGCGGCTCTAAAAAGAGTTGGCTTGGATGATAAAACAGCTGAAAGTCCATATGACCTGTCATTGTCGGAACGCAAGCTGTTGAGCGTTGCCACAGTTTTGGCAGTGGATCCGGCGATTTATTTATTTGATGAGCCGATGATGTCGCTTGATTGGGAAAGCCGGCGCAAGTTGACCGCAATTTTCCATCAGTTGGCTGATTCGGGCCACCAAGTTGTGACCATCACCCATGACATGGATTGGGTCGCCGCCGAGTTTGAGTCGGTGTATGTTATGGAACACGGGAAGTTTGGCTTCGCCGGCAGTCCACGGGAATTGTTCAGCAATCACGAACTTGTCCAGCGAGTGGGATTACTACCACCGCGGATTATGGACATAGCGGAGTCGCTGGGTGATTCACAGACATATTTATCGGTTAATGATTATTGCCAGAAAAATCGAGATGTATAG